The following nucleotide sequence is from Deltaproteobacteria bacterium.
CTGGCCAAGTACTGGGAGGAGCAAGTCCCCGAACCCTCCATCTACCCGGACAATCCCTCGGACAAGGGGCTGTGCCTCATGATGGAGGACTGGGCCGACGAGGACCTCAACGGCGCCGTCTTGGCGTTCCGCCGGGCCCAGAACGACGACGAGCTGAAGCAGGCCGAGGACGGGTTGGCGGTCCACCTGGAGAACCTCGACCTCCTCTACTCCGGCAGGGACTTCCTCTTCGACCGCATGACCCTCGCCGACATCTCCATCTACACCCAGCTCCACTACCTCTACACCGCCCTCGACCGCGAGATCGACGGCAAGTACACCCACGTCCACCGCTTCCTGGAGCGCATGATGAAGGCGACGGGCGTGTCGTCGATCAAGGAGGTGGCGTAGGCGCCCTTGGGTCTGTTTGTTCTCAGACCCTGCCCCAACGGATGCAACGGACTACCCGGATTCGAATGATGGGCCGTTCATCCAGGGCCATGGCGCGGTACTGAGTGTATTTCCGGCGCAGCAGCCGGACCGCCTTGCGGTGGGCGTCTCCGTCGGTGAGGATGCCGGCTTCGCCCTGAATGATGATGTGGGCCAGCCGGGACCAGTCCTCGTCGTCGTAGCGGTGGACGACGACGGATATGCAGGGGTTGGCGCGGATGTTGCGGATTCGTTTGAGCTCCCGCGCTGTGGCGGCCTTGGGCTTCTCGTCGATGGGTGAGTAAAGATACTCGCCGTCGAAGGCGAAGCAGAAGGGGACGTTGAGCGGCTGGCCGTGCTCGTCGACCGTGGCCAGAATCCCCACACGGGCCTGACGGATGAACGCCGCTTCCTTGCGGGTCATCGCCGGAACTACAGCCTGTAGTCCCCCAGCAGTGTCGGCGCGAACAGATCCTCCACCGTTGGGATCTCCGCCAGCAGCCCCTGTTCGCCCATGTAGCGGATGAGGGACTCGATGACGTGGCGGTTGGGCTCGATGCCGTAGGGCCACCAGTCGTCGCCGAAGACGTCGCGCAGGAGGGCGATCTCGGCCTGGAGCCAGGGGAGGGTGCTGGCCATGGTGTTGTTGATGTTCATGCGCGCGATGGCGTCGTCCTTGGACCGGCAGAAGGCGGTGTAGAGGCTCCGGGCGACCCAGGGGTTGGCTTCGTACACGTC
It contains:
- a CDS encoding glutathione S-transferase — protein: MANRLFNSKNSMFCEKLRVVLTMKKVPYEVVDVRADNRESLIAFSNQRKVPTMDIDGRCVQDSTILAKYWEEQVPEPSIYPDNPSDKGLCLMMEDWADEDLNGAVLAFRRAQNDDELKQAEDGLAVHLENLDLLYSGRDFLFDRMTLADISIYTQLHYLYTALDREIDGKYTHVHRFLERMMKATGVSSIKEVA
- a CDS encoding TIGR03668 family PPOX class F420-dependent oxidoreductase; translated protein: MTRKEAAFIRQARVGILATVDEHGQPLNVPFCFAFDGEYLYSPIDEKPKAATARELKRIRNIRANPCISVVVHRYDDEDWSRLAHIIIQGEAGILTDGDAHRKAVRLLRRKYTQYRAMALDERPIIRIRVVRCIRWGRV